One part of the Candidatus Saccharimonadales bacterium genome encodes these proteins:
- the murD gene encoding UDP-N-acetylmuramoyl-L-alanine--D-glutamate ligase, which produces MKVAIVGYGVEGESAYKYWDAKGADITIFDESDNPKLSVPDGVTLIAGKGALSQLHGYDIIMRVPALRPSKIKTDGQITSATREFFKVCPAPIIGVTGTKGKGTTSTLIYDLLQKAGIKTHLAGNIGMPMLDLLPDIKSDHVVVLELSSFQLWDLNISPHIAVVLMIEPEHLDVHKDFEEYMTAKANIAKWQKPDDVVIYNPKNDVSERIANMSAGKKIAYGSMQAAHVKGDDIFVGQTFICKLGDVKVPGKHNIENICAALTASWQIVQNATALKQAIQDFTGLPHRIELVREVGGVKYYDDSFSSAPGAAVVAAQAFSEPKVMVLGGFDRNLSLDGMAQRVLKSGLKKALLIGHTSAKLQKIFADQGATNKIEVLGDKVTMAQIVKKCSESAQPGDVVILSPGAPSFDMFKDFTDRGEQFKREVELL; this is translated from the coding sequence ATGAAAGTAGCGATCGTCGGTTACGGAGTAGAAGGCGAGAGCGCTTATAAATATTGGGATGCCAAAGGCGCAGATATTACGATTTTCGACGAAAGCGACAACCCAAAGCTTTCTGTGCCCGATGGAGTAACTTTGATAGCCGGTAAAGGTGCACTAAGCCAACTTCATGGCTACGATATTATTATGCGAGTGCCAGCTTTGCGGCCCAGTAAGATAAAAACCGATGGTCAAATAACTTCGGCAACTCGTGAATTTTTTAAAGTTTGCCCGGCGCCAATAATTGGCGTCACGGGCACTAAAGGCAAGGGCACGACATCTACCTTAATTTATGATTTACTGCAAAAGGCTGGAATAAAAACTCACCTGGCGGGCAATATTGGTATGCCAATGTTAGATTTGTTGCCTGACATAAAAAGCGATCATGTTGTAGTTTTAGAACTGAGCAGTTTTCAACTTTGGGACTTAAATATTAGTCCGCACATTGCTGTTGTTTTGATGATAGAGCCTGAGCATCTTGATGTTCACAAAGATTTTGAAGAATACATGACCGCCAAAGCCAATATTGCAAAATGGCAAAAACCTGATGATGTTGTTATTTACAATCCTAAAAACGATGTTTCAGAGCGAATTGCAAATATGTCGGCGGGCAAAAAGATTGCTTACGGATCGATGCAGGCAGCGCATGTGAAGGGTGATGATATTTTTGTTGGCCAAACTTTTATTTGCAAGCTGGGCGACGTAAAAGTTCCCGGCAAGCACAACATAGAAAATATTTGCGCTGCCCTGACGGCTAGTTGGCAAATTGTTCAAAATGCTACTGCGCTTAAACAGGCGATTCAAGATTTTACAGGGCTGCCGCATAGGATAGAGCTGGTCCGCGAAGTGGGTGGGGTTAAATACTACGACGATAGTTTTTCGTCGGCTCCGGGCGCGGCAGTTGTAGCTGCTCAAGCTTTTAGCGAGCCAAAAGTTATGGTGTTGGGAGGTTTCGACAGAAACCTTAGCTTAGATGGAATGGCCCAACGAGTTTTAAAATCTGGTTTGAAAAAGGCTTTGTTGATCGGCCATACTTCGGCTAAATTGCAAAAAATTTTTGCCGACCAAGGCGCGACCAACAAAATTGAAGTTTTGGGCGACAAAGTTACAATGGCGCAAATTGTAAAAAAATGTAGCGAAAGCGCTCAACCTGGCGATGTGGTTATTTTGTCGCCCGGCGCGCCGAGTTTTGATATGTTCAAAGATTTTACAGACAGGGGCGAACAATTTAAGCGTGAGGTAGAATTGTTATGA
- a CDS encoding insulinase family protein: protein MKHTPEEVVLNNGSRGLLIHVPNATVMSFDFEFRAGYDYCTSEQIYETPHIMEHMVLGANEDFPNSRQFNAELEKNGAYSNASTSPASLRYNADCADFEWDRVLNLLRLAITKPLFLPSEFDAEYGNVKEELTGYLNNYSRVLWQRIGQESGERFFTDEERVKLMPKVKLKDIKEHYKRTHTTDNLRFIIVGNLKEDRKQQILKLLEKWDLPRGERYGLKREELVGAVQPIHIVRKDVENIMFGLSIQANWRLPDNELDAMSALNHMQTGTLHSAILGRAREKGLVYSMWSDFVVSDSASEWDFGGQVSIKNAPKLFDIVKEEINKVLDGSLPQADIEAAKKFALGKHQMGCQTVSSIASWYARRYYFDGYIDDYSNRPQAIAAVDKPTIIKATEDMIGGKRWAFGGLGSVSESQLKDLHNQLGGLFE from the coding sequence ATGAAACACACACCCGAAGAAGTAGTTTTAAACAATGGTAGTCGTGGGCTTTTGATTCACGTTCCTAACGCCACCGTAATGAGTTTCGATTTTGAATTTAGAGCAGGCTACGATTATTGTACAAGTGAACAAATCTACGAAACTCCGCACATTATGGAGCACATGGTTCTAGGCGCAAACGAGGATTTTCCGAACTCACGTCAGTTTAACGCCGAACTCGAAAAAAACGGCGCCTACAGTAACGCTAGTACTAGCCCAGCCAGCCTACGATATAATGCCGACTGCGCCGATTTTGAATGGGACCGCGTTTTAAACTTACTGCGTCTCGCAATTACAAAGCCACTTTTTTTGCCAAGTGAATTCGACGCCGAGTACGGCAACGTTAAAGAAGAGCTAACAGGCTACCTGAATAACTATTCGCGCGTGCTATGGCAGCGGATTGGTCAAGAAAGTGGCGAACGCTTTTTTACTGATGAAGAACGCGTAAAACTAATGCCCAAAGTTAAATTAAAAGACATAAAAGAGCATTACAAACGAACTCACACAACCGATAACTTACGTTTTATAATTGTGGGAAACTTAAAAGAAGACCGCAAACAACAGATTTTAAAGTTGCTCGAAAAATGGGATTTACCACGTGGCGAGCGTTACGGATTAAAGCGTGAAGAGCTTGTGGGTGCTGTGCAACCAATTCATATTGTGCGCAAAGATGTAGAAAATATTATGTTTGGGCTAAGTATTCAGGCGAACTGGCGCTTGCCCGACAACGAACTCGATGCCATGAGTGCGTTAAATCATATGCAAACTGGGACTTTGCACTCAGCGATCTTGGGACGCGCACGCGAAAAAGGTTTGGTTTATTCAATGTGGTCAGATTTTGTAGTTAGCGACTCAGCTAGCGAATGGGACTTTGGTGGTCAGGTCAGCATAAAAAATGCGCCCAAGCTTTTTGACATTGTAAAAGAAGAAATTAATAAAGTTTTAGACGGAAGCCTTCCTCAGGCGGATATCGAAGCCGCTAAAAAGTTTGCGCTAGGCAAACATCAGATGGGTTGTCAAACAGTTAGCTCGATCGCAAGTTGGTATGCGCGTCGCTATTATTTTGATGGTTATATTGATGACTATAGTAATCGTCCGCAAGCGATTGCCGCAGTCGACAAGCCGACAATTATAAAAGCTACCGAAGATATGATTGGTGGTAAGCGTTGGGCGTTTGGCGGTCTTGGAAGTGTTTCTGAAAGCCAACTTAAAGATTTGCATAACCAGCTCGGAGGGTTATTTGAATGA
- the secA gene encoding preprotein translocase subunit SecA, whose translation MRQFLTKIFGDPQAKILRRLRKKVATINSLSSKYEKLNDSDLKKQTKVLKEQLAKNKTLEDILPDAFATVREASSRTLKMRHFDVQLIGGMALHEGNVAEMKTGEGKTLVATLPTYLNALTGKGVHVVTVNDYLAQRDAGWMGPVYDFLGMSVAVVIPDQSFIYDPTFENEAHDDPRMKKLRPCTRKEAYAADITYGTNNEFGFDYLRDNMVNEVDELRQRELNFAIVDEVDSILIDEARTPLIISAPSSDSGNNYASFAAIAKKLVPADYVLDEKRHAVNLTDEGVEKVEKLLGIANFYAPENVRAVYHMNQALRAQTLFKRDKNYVVTVEKEVVIVDEFTGRLMHGRRYNEGLHQAIEAKEGVPVLQESMTLATISFQNYFRLYNKLSGMTGTAYTEAEEFQQIYGLDVIQIPANKPVIREDKTDMIFKTEVGKFKAIVETVKEYNKLGRPVLIGSVSIEKNEALSKALTKAGVVHQTLNAKNNESEASIIAKAGQRGAVTLATNIAGRGTDIVLAPEVKELGGLVVIGSERHESRRIDNQLRGRCGRQGDPGLTQFYVSTEDDLMRIFQGERIRTLMDRLGVDEETPIQNKAVSKTLENAQKKVEGFNFDARKNVVQYDNVMNRHRRAVYTIRRNILLGGDISEEVKQMVRDEANFLAAFGPKENPSFAGEFEAVIPVANEILKKMEAAKKDKERTDVAEEEALNLYQNKEAEVGEELMRKVEREVYLQVLDTLWMRHLENMQHLREGIHLRGIGQRDPLVEYRQESQRLFEELQGTKRQEVVRALLHLTKRDTASVQDDSFDTELTRAAENSVEQGVNELGKPQKEVKFETASESKQMVDDSKKKKSDLRKKRKKERKNRHKKH comes from the coding sequence ATGCGACAGTTTTTGACAAAAATTTTTGGAGACCCACAAGCTAAAATTTTGCGCCGTTTGCGTAAGAAGGTTGCGACGATTAATTCGTTAAGTAGTAAATACGAAAAGCTTAACGACAGCGATCTTAAAAAGCAAACTAAGGTTTTAAAAGAGCAGCTTGCCAAAAATAAAACCCTAGAAGACATTTTGCCAGACGCCTTCGCTACAGTGCGCGAGGCCTCTAGTCGCACGCTTAAAATGCGCCATTTTGACGTGCAATTAATAGGTGGAATGGCCTTGCACGAGGGCAACGTCGCAGAAATGAAAACTGGTGAAGGTAAGACTTTAGTTGCCACTTTGCCAACCTACTTAAACGCACTAACCGGTAAAGGTGTCCACGTTGTAACCGTAAACGATTACTTGGCGCAACGTGACGCTGGCTGGATGGGTCCGGTTTACGATTTTTTGGGTATGAGCGTAGCGGTGGTTATACCAGATCAGTCATTTATTTACGATCCTACGTTTGAAAACGAAGCCCACGACGACCCAAGGATGAAAAAACTTCGCCCTTGCACTCGTAAAGAAGCCTACGCCGCAGATATTACCTACGGCACAAATAACGAGTTTGGTTTTGATTATCTGCGCGACAACATGGTTAACGAAGTTGATGAGCTGCGTCAGCGCGAACTAAACTTTGCGATCGTGGATGAGGTTGACAGCATTTTAATCGATGAAGCTCGGACGCCGCTAATTATCAGCGCGCCATCCAGCGACAGTGGCAATAACTACGCAAGCTTTGCGGCGATTGCGAAAAAACTTGTACCGGCTGACTACGTTTTGGACGAAAAGCGCCACGCAGTAAACCTGACCGACGAAGGCGTAGAAAAGGTAGAGAAATTGCTTGGAATAGCTAACTTTTACGCGCCCGAGAACGTTCGCGCGGTTTATCACATGAACCAGGCGCTGCGAGCGCAAACTTTATTTAAGCGCGACAAAAACTACGTTGTAACAGTAGAAAAAGAGGTCGTAATTGTAGATGAATTTACCGGTCGTTTAATGCATGGCCGTAGGTACAACGAAGGGTTGCACCAGGCTATCGAGGCTAAAGAAGGTGTGCCAGTTTTGCAGGAAAGCATGACTTTGGCGACGATCAGCTTCCAGAACTACTTTAGACTTTACAACAAACTTTCGGGAATGACAGGAACGGCTTACACCGAGGCTGAAGAATTTCAGCAGATTTATGGTCTTGATGTGATTCAGATTCCGGCCAACAAACCCGTGATCCGCGAAGATAAAACCGACATGATTTTTAAAACCGAAGTTGGTAAGTTTAAGGCGATTGTTGAGACTGTAAAAGAGTACAATAAACTGGGGCGACCGGTGTTAATTGGATCTGTTTCGATCGAAAAGAACGAAGCTCTTAGCAAGGCGCTCACAAAAGCTGGGGTCGTACATCAAACATTGAACGCCAAAAACAACGAGAGCGAAGCCTCGATCATTGCTAAAGCTGGTCAAAGAGGTGCCGTGACTTTGGCGACTAACATTGCCGGCCGCGGAACGGATATCGTGCTTGCGCCGGAAGTTAAAGAACTAGGTGGTTTGGTCGTCATCGGGTCAGAGCGTCACGAATCGCGCCGAATTGACAATCAGTTGCGTGGACGTTGTGGTCGTCAGGGTGACCCCGGTTTGACTCAATTCTACGTTTCGACAGAAGACGATTTGATGCGAATTTTCCAGGGTGAGCGAATCCGCACACTGATGGATAGATTAGGTGTAGATGAGGAAACGCCAATTCAAAACAAAGCCGTGAGCAAAACTTTAGAGAATGCGCAAAAAAAGGTTGAAGGCTTTAACTTTGATGCTCGCAAAAACGTAGTGCAATATGACAATGTTATGAATCGTCATAGGCGCGCGGTTTACACAATCAGGCGCAATATTTTGCTGGGCGGCGATATATCTGAAGAAGTTAAGCAGATGGTTAGGGATGAAGCTAACTTTTTGGCGGCGTTTGGACCAAAAGAAAACCCAAGTTTTGCGGGAGAGTTTGAGGCTGTAATTCCGGTCGCGAATGAAATTCTCAAAAAAATGGAAGCTGCCAAAAAAGACAAAGAGCGCACAGATGTAGCCGAAGAGGAGGCCTTAAATCTTTATCAAAACAAAGAAGCCGAAGTGGGCGAAGAATTAATGCGTAAAGTTGAGCGTGAGGTTTACCTGCAAGTTTTGGATACTTTGTGGATGCGTCACCTAGAGAACATGCAACATTTACGCGAAGGAATTCACTTGCGTGGAATCGGCCAGCGCGATCCGTTGGTAGAATATCGTCAGGAATCTCAACGATTGTTTGAGGAATTACAAGGAACAAAACGCCAGGAAGTGGTGCGAGCGCTACTGCATTTAACTAAACGTGATACCGCGAGTGTTCAGGACGACAGTTTTGATACTGAGCTTACGCGTGCGGCCGAAAACTCGGTCGAGCAGGGTGTAAATGAACTTGGTAAACCACAAAAAGAGGTTAAGTTCGAAACTGCAAGCGAGTCAAAGCAGATGGTTGATGATTCTAAAAAGAAAAAGAGTGACCTTCGTAAAAAACGCAAAAAAGAACGCAAAAATCGTCACAAAAAACATTAG
- the raiA gene encoding ribosome-associated translation inhibitor RaiA, which translates to MLTQIEITGVNLDLGADIKKYARKKIGSLDKYLPRHARKTAHAEVKLRQTNNRLGNKYECEIVVTVPDKQIAAKESTMNMFAAVDIVEQKIKNQFVKYKQEHVAHLKTTHPNILRRLRARFLG; encoded by the coding sequence ATGCTAACACAAATCGAAATTACTGGGGTTAACCTAGATTTGGGCGCGGATATTAAAAAATATGCTCGCAAAAAAATTGGCTCACTCGATAAGTATTTGCCGCGACATGCTCGCAAAACCGCTCATGCAGAGGTTAAATTGCGCCAAACCAATAATCGTTTGGGCAATAAATACGAATGCGAAATTGTTGTGACCGTTCCCGATAAGCAAATTGCCGCCAAAGAATCGACAATGAATATGTTTGCCGCTGTAGATATAGTTGAACAGAAAATAAAAAATCAGTTCGTAAAGTATAAACAAGAGCATGTGGCTCATTTAAAAACTACTCATCCTAATATTTTGCGAAGATTACGAGCAAGATTTTTGGGGTAG
- the serS gene encoding serine--tRNA ligase — MLDIRYIREHAEEVQKKSEQKGYKVDVKHLLKLDSSRRELSAKIETLRKKRNEHAATLKQGKPTEEQLTEGRELKNQLSKLEDEFTVLDKEFLVELKKVPNMPLADVPVGASEDENVITKTVGEPTKFDFEPKNHNEIGVAKGWIDKERAAKVAGSRFAYVKGDLVKLQRAVVDWAIDVMTDEVVIKKIVEQNGLRVSTKPFTPVMPPAVIKTDVYEATGRLNAEETTYKLADDEIWLNASAEHSMCPMYMDEILPEAELPIRYIAYSTSFRREAGTYGKDMEGIFRLHQFDKLEAESFTTAETGLEEHKLMVAIQEYLIQQLKLPYRVVQKCTYDIGGPNATGVDIDCWLPGQNKYRETHTADYITDFQARSLQTRVRLKNGDVELVHTNDATVLSMRPLIAIIENNQDKDGNVAVPEVLRPYMGGKTKI, encoded by the coding sequence ATGCTAGACATCCGTTATATTCGCGAGCACGCCGAAGAAGTGCAAAAAAAGTCTGAACAAAAAGGCTATAAAGTAGACGTTAAACATTTACTTAAGCTAGATAGTTCGCGTCGCGAATTGAGCGCAAAAATAGAAACTCTACGCAAAAAACGTAATGAACATGCTGCTACGTTAAAACAAGGTAAGCCAACAGAGGAGCAATTAACCGAAGGCCGCGAGCTTAAGAATCAGCTTTCAAAACTCGAGGACGAATTTACAGTTTTAGATAAAGAGTTTTTGGTAGAGCTTAAAAAAGTTCCAAACATGCCGCTTGCGGACGTTCCGGTCGGCGCGAGCGAAGACGAAAACGTAATTACAAAAACCGTAGGCGAACCGACTAAATTTGATTTTGAACCTAAAAACCACAACGAAATTGGCGTGGCTAAAGGTTGGATCGACAAAGAACGTGCCGCAAAAGTTGCAGGAAGCCGCTTTGCGTATGTAAAAGGTGACCTTGTTAAGCTTCAGCGCGCAGTTGTTGACTGGGCGATTGATGTGATGACTGACGAGGTGGTTATTAAAAAAATTGTTGAGCAGAATGGCCTAAGAGTTTCGACCAAACCGTTTACGCCAGTTATGCCACCGGCGGTGATCAAAACTGACGTATACGAAGCCACTGGTCGATTAAATGCCGAGGAAACAACTTACAAACTTGCCGATGATGAAATTTGGCTGAACGCTAGCGCCGAGCACAGCATGTGCCCAATGTACATGGACGAAATCTTGCCTGAGGCCGAGTTACCGATCCGTTATATCGCATATTCAACTTCTTTTAGGCGTGAGGCTGGAACTTATGGCAAAGATATGGAAGGAATCTTCCGCTTACATCAGTTTGATAAGCTAGAAGCCGAAAGTTTTACGACCGCCGAAACCGGCCTTGAAGAGCATAAGCTCATGGTTGCAATCCAGGAGTATCTAATACAGCAACTGAAGCTGCCTTATCGCGTGGTGCAAAAATGCACCTACGATATTGGTGGACCGAACGCGACAGGTGTCGATATCGACTGCTGGCTACCCGGCCAGAACAAATATCGTGAAACTCACACCGCCGACTATATTACAGATTTTCAGGCTCGAAGCTTGCAAACTCGCGTCCGCCTAAAAAATGGCGACGTCGAGCTTGTTCATACTAACGATGCTACAGTTTTGTCGATGCGCCCACTGATTGCGATAATCGAAAACAACCAAGACAAAGATGGCAACGTAGCCGTACCGGAAGTTTTACGACCTTACATGGGCGGCAAAACTAAAATTTAA
- the msrA gene encoding peptide-methionine (S)-S-oxide reductase MsrA, which yields MNKQTAILAAGCFWGVQAYFDQVPGVMETEVGYTGGHTKNPTYDQVCQHDTGHAEAVKIDFDANKISYKDILRQFFRMHDPTQVDGQGPDIGDNYRSAIFYINDDQKNVAEQVKAMVQKDFKVPLATEITKASEFYRAEEYHQKYTEKTGLGACHVPYSELPRL from the coding sequence ATGAATAAACAAACAGCAATTTTAGCAGCCGGCTGCTTTTGGGGAGTCCAGGCTTATTTTGATCAAGTTCCCGGGGTAATGGAAACCGAGGTTGGGTACACTGGCGGTCATACTAAAAATCCAACCTACGATCAAGTTTGTCAGCACGATACTGGACATGCTGAAGCCGTCAAAATTGACTTTGACGCTAACAAGATTAGCTATAAAGATATTTTGCGGCAATTCTTTAGAATGCACGATCCAACGCAAGTCGATGGTCAGGGCCCAGACATCGGCGATAATTATCGTAGCGCAATATTTTACATAAATGATGATCAGAAAAATGTCGCAGAACAAGTAAAAGCAATGGTTCAAAAAGATTTTAAAGTGCCCCTGGCTACCGAGATTACAAAAGCTAGTGAGTTTTATCGAGCCGAAGAATATCACCAAAAATACACCGAAAAAACTGGGCTAGGCGCTTGTCACGTGCCATACTCGGAGCTGCCAAGGTTGTAA
- a CDS encoding Glu/Leu/Phe/Val dehydrogenase, with protein sequence MLETAQQNIREAATRLGYSEQKIQALLEAEAEHIFEIELKNGKKFTAYRVQHSNKLGPFKGGVRFHKQVNLDEVRALATLMSLKTAAVGLPLGGGKGGVVVDPKTLSADEIEELSRAYARHLAPHIGSDKDVPAPDVNTNAQIIDWMVDEFEKTIGKKDAASFTGKSTKYGGSEGREAATGLGGAISLREFLKSKNLLNSPLTVALQGFGNVGYFFAESIKKVAPNLKLIAIANSKNTWVNSDGINVEGRQKSIPQPEDLDDLKNAKILPSSEIIGVQADILVLAALEDAVTKENVDKVRADFIVELANGPISKQAEDTLIERKKVILPDVIANAGGVTVSCLEWQQNLAGETWTELSVNQKLDEVISAATQKTIRYASKNNVSLKQAAFEIALKKLLD encoded by the coding sequence ATGTTAGAAACCGCTCAGCAAAATATTCGTGAGGCCGCGACTCGCTTGGGGTACAGCGAACAAAAAATTCAGGCGTTGCTGGAGGCCGAAGCTGAGCATATTTTTGAAATTGAACTTAAAAATGGCAAAAAATTTACAGCCTATAGAGTGCAGCATAGTAATAAGTTGGGGCCGTTCAAGGGCGGAGTCAGGTTTCATAAACAGGTAAACTTAGATGAAGTTCGCGCACTCGCAACTTTAATGAGTTTAAAAACCGCCGCAGTTGGACTGCCGCTTGGCGGAGGCAAGGGCGGGGTTGTTGTTGACCCTAAGACTCTGAGCGCAGATGAAATCGAAGAATTATCGCGAGCTTATGCCCGGCACTTGGCGCCACATATAGGATCGGACAAAGATGTTCCGGCGCCAGATGTTAATACTAATGCGCAAATCATAGACTGGATGGTAGATGAGTTTGAGAAAACCATCGGCAAAAAAGATGCGGCAAGTTTTACGGGTAAATCAACTAAGTACGGGGGCAGCGAAGGGCGCGAAGCCGCTACTGGCTTGGGTGGTGCGATAAGCCTGCGTGAATTTTTAAAGAGCAAGAATTTGCTAAACTCGCCGCTAACGGTCGCCTTGCAAGGCTTTGGGAATGTGGGCTATTTTTTTGCGGAATCGATCAAGAAAGTCGCGCCAAATTTAAAACTTATTGCTATAGCAAACAGTAAAAACACATGGGTTAATTCCGATGGCATAAATGTTGAGGGTCGTCAAAAAAGCATACCGCAGCCAGAAGATTTAGATGATTTAAAAAATGCCAAGATTTTACCAAGCAGCGAGATTATCGGTGTGCAAGCCGATATCTTGGTTTTGGCCGCGCTTGAGGATGCAGTTACAAAAGAGAATGTCGATAAAGTTAGGGCAGATTTTATCGTTGAACTTGCAAATGGCCCGATTAGCAAGCAGGCTGAGGACACCTTAATTGAGCGTAAAAAGGTAATTTTGCCAGATGTAATTGCAAATGCTGGTGGCGTTACTGTGTCTTGCTTGGAATGGCAGCAAAACCTGGCTGGCGAGACTTGGACGGAGCTATCAGTTAACCAAAAATTAGATGAAGTCATTTCGGCAGCTACTCAAAAGACTATAAGATACGCCAGTAAAAATAATGTCAGTTTAAAGCAAGCGGCGTTTGAAATTGCGTTAAAAAAATTGCTTGACTAG